The Streptomyces sp. ALI-76-A nucleotide sequence ACGCCTCCCCCTCGGTGGGCTCCTCCGCTCCGTAGGACTGAACCGCCCGCACCACCTCGGGTGCCCGCACCGCTTCGGTCCGGCCGACCCAGAAGTGCTGTACGGCGAAGGCCGCGGCGACGACGAGCAGGACGGTCAGCGCCAGCACACCCCGTCGCTCCAGCCCGCACCGCGTCTGCAACCAGACCGGCATCCGCTCTCGCAGAGCCAGTCCGACCGGTACCCGCCGACCTCCCCCCGCCGAGTCCACCCGGGAGCCCACTCCGGCGACCGGACCGACGCCCGGACCGACGCCCGGCCGGACATCCGCACCGTCCTCCGGACCGGCTACCGGACCAGCGCCCGCACCGACGTCCAGTGCGTCCACGGCAGCCGCAGCACACGCCCCGACATCACCGCCAGCGCCCGCAGCACCTGCACCACCAGCACCAGCACCAGCGAAATGGCCCTCGGCAACCCGCCCCGCCCCACCACACGGCGGCCCCTTCCCCAACTCCGGCCCCTTCCCCGGGCGTTCGGCGAACAGCGCCTCCGCCCTGCGGCGGAGTTCCTCGGCAGAGGACTGCCGGTGCCGTACGGCGCGTTCCCGCGCGGGCGGGTGACGACGAGTGTGGGCGCGGGCATGCCTACCGGTACGGGTCCGAGTGCGGCCGTCGGAGCCCGGCGCCCTCCCCGGGCCACTGGTTACGGTCGTTGCGCGTGAGCGTGATCGAAGTGCCATGCGCCGAGGATGGAACACACCGGCACCCACGCGTTGATCTTGGTCAATTCGCGGGGACGACCGTCCGATTGTGGATAACTCCGCCACCCGCACGAGTGACCGAGCCACCAGCCGTCCACCCCACGCGGAGTCCCGCAGCCGCGCCCGATCCCCAGGTCTCGCCCGACCCGCACGCGCCGTCACTCACCGGGCGTCCCACCCCTCGGAGCCCGCAACCCACGACTCACCAACCACCACCCCGCCTCAACGCGGCGAGACCACGACCCCCAGCAGCCCGGGCCCCGTGTGCGCCCCGATCACCGCCCCGACCTCGCTCACATGCAGATCGGCGAGACCCGGCACCCGCGCCCGCAGGCGGTCCGCCAGAGCCGACGCCCGGTCGGGGGCGGCGAGATGGTGGACGGCGATGTCGACCTGCGCGCCGCCGGCCCGGTCGGCCACGATCTCCTCCAGGCGGGCGATGGCCTTCGAGGCCGTCCGCACCTTCTCCAGCGGTTCGATCCGGCCGCCGCGCAGTTGCAGCAGCGGTTTCACCGCGAGCGCGGAGCCGAAGAGGGCCTGTGCCGCACCGATCCGCCCGCCGCGGCGCAGAAAGTCGAGCGTGTCCACGTAGAAGTAGGCGGACGTGCCCGCGGCCCGTTTCTCGGCGGCCGTGACGACCTCGTCCACGGTGCCGCCCGCCTCCGCCGCCTGGGCCGCGGCGAGCGCGCAGAAACCGAGGGCCATCGCGACCATCCCGGTGTCCACCACCCGTACCGGCACCGGCGCCTCGCGCGCCGCCACGACCGCCGCGTCGTACGTGCCGGAGAGTTCGGCGGACAGGTGCAGGGAGACGATGCCGGTGGCACCGGACTCGGCGACCTTGCGATAGGCCTCGGCGAACACCTGGGGGCTCGGGCGGGACGTGGTGACGGACCGTCGCTT carries:
- a CDS encoding ComEA family DNA-binding protein, with product MALRSRSRATTVTSGPGRAPGSDGRTRTRTGRHARAHTRRHPPARERAVRHRQSSAEELRRRAEALFAERPGKGPELGKGPPCGGAGRVAEGHFAGAGAGGAGAAGAGGDVGACAAAAVDALDVGAGAGPVAGPEDGADVRPGVGPGVGPVAGVGSRVDSAGGGRRVPVGLALRERMPVWLQTRCGLERRGVLALTVLLVVAAAFAVQHFWVGRTEAVRAPEVVRAVQSYGAEEPTEGEASAAPAGAPSAVGTAAPEIVVDVGGKVREPGIHRLPAGSRVADALRAAGGVKPGASTDGLNRARFLVDGEQVIVGGPGAPSGQGSGGGPAGTVSGAAPAAPVSLTTATLEQLDTLPGVGPVLAQHIVDYRTQHGGFRSVDQLREVNGIGDRRFADLRNLVRP
- a CDS encoding DegV family protein yields the protein MSRHVAIVTDSTAYLPQRTMERHGITTVPLTVVLGDQALEEGTEISTRSLAQALQKRRSVTTSRPSPQVFAEAYRKVAESGATGIVSLHLSAELSGTYDAAVVAAREAPVPVRVVDTGMVAMALGFCALAAAQAAEAGGTVDEVVTAAEKRAAGTSAYFYVDTLDFLRRGGRIGAAQALFGSALAVKPLLQLRGGRIEPLEKVRTASKAIARLEEIVADRAGGAQVDIAVHHLAAPDRASALADRLRARVPGLADLHVSEVGAVIGAHTGPGLLGVVVSPR